The proteins below come from a single Hirundo rustica isolate bHirRus1 chromosome 6, bHirRus1.pri.v3, whole genome shotgun sequence genomic window:
- the LOC120753777 gene encoding protein-L-isoaspartate(D-aspartate) O-methyltransferase-like: protein MSRLPSGAVLALMGLLFARTMAWTSSGKTHAELVNNLYKKGIIKSQRVFDVLLATDRGHYIKYFPYMDSPQSIGYKATISAPHMHAHALELLKDRLVEGAKALDVGSGSGYLTACFARMIGPTGKAVGVEHIKELVHESIRNVQEDDPALLSSGRVKLVVGDGRQGYPEEAPYDAIHVGAAAATVPKELLKELKPGGRLIVPVGPEGANQVLMQYDKTSEGHIVETQLMGVIYVPLTDKEKQWPRDDL from the exons ATGAGCCGGCTGCCGTCCGGCGCCGTGCTGGCACTCATGGGGCTGCTCTTCGCCAGGACCATGGCCTGGACATCCAGCGGCAAAACGCACGCGGAGCTGGTCAACAACCTCTACA aaAAAGGGATCATTAAGTCTCAGCGAGTCTTCGACGTGCTCTTGGCTACAGACAGAGGTCACTACATCAAGTATTTCCCGTACATGGATTCCCCTCAATCCATAG GCTACAAGGCTACGATCAGCGCCCCGCACATG catGCCCACGCGCTGGAGCTGCTCAAGGACCGGCTGGTGGAAGGTGCCAAGGCGCTGGATGTGGGATCTGGGAGCGGGTACCTCACCGCGTGCTTCGCCAGGATG ATTGGCCCGACGGGAAAAGCTGTGGGCGTGGAGCACATCAAGGAGCTGGTGCACGAATCCATCCGGAACGTCCAAGAGGATGATCCCGCGCTGCTCAGCTCCGGCCGTGTGAAGCTTGTGG TTGGAGACGGCAGGCAGGGATACCCCGAGGAGGCTCCTTACGATGCGATCCACGTGGGAGCGGCCGCAGCCACCGTCCCCAAGGAG ctgctgaaggagctgaagcCGGGCGGGCGGCTGATCGTGCCCGTGGGGCCCGAGGGAGCGAACCAGGTGCTGATGCAGTACGACAAGACCAGCGAGGGGCACATCGTGGAGACCCAGCTCATGGGCGTCATCTACGTCCCTCTCACAGACAAGGAAAAGCAGTGGCCTCG GGATGACCTCTGA
- the CCDC32 gene encoding coiled-coil domain-containing protein 32 isoform X2 produces MRMIESVDSAVVRSSEDLWAEICSCLPHPEHKEAGDAFTDSFVDSYAEGGGSGASSRPTLKPWAPLNDSEVYLASLERRLMRIKGLSQEVTSKDMLRTLSQAKKECWDRFLQEKFEAECYVEGHDADESTLEHLKRWLQPDKVAISSEEVQCLIPPESQPEKPEAEEEPPAAEQ; encoded by the exons ATGAGGATGATCGAGAGCGTGGACTCCGCGGTGGTCAGGTCCAGCGAGGACCTCTGGGCTGAGATCTGCTCCTGTCTGCCTCATCCCGAGCACAAGGAGGCCGGCGATGCTTTCACAGACTCCTTCGTGGATTCCTACGCCGAGGGCGGCGGATCGGGTGCCTCTTCCCGGCCCACCCTGaagccctgggcacccctgaaTGACTCAGAGGTGTATTTAGCATCCCTGG AGAGAAGACTGATGAGGATCAAAGGCCTGTCCCAGGAGGTGACCTCCAAGGACATGCTGCGCACGCTGTCCCAGGCCAAGAAGGAATGCTGGGACAGGTTCCTGCAGGAGAAGTTTGAGGCGGAATGTTACGTCGAGGGCCACGACGCCGACGAGAG cacgCTGGAGCACCTGAAgcgctggctgcagcctgacaAAGTGGCCATCAGCTCCGAGGAGGTGCAGTGCCTCATCCCGCCGGAATCGCAGCCGGAGAAGCCGGAGGCCGAGGAGGAGCCTCCGGCTGCGGAGCAGTga
- the CCDC32 gene encoding coiled-coil domain-containing protein 32 isoform X1: MRIPWNGRWNDPTMRMIESVDSAVVRSSEDLWAEICSCLPHPEHKEAGDAFTDSFVDSYAEGGGSGASSRPTLKPWAPLNDSEVYLASLERRLMRIKGLSQEVTSKDMLRTLSQAKKECWDRFLQEKFEAECYVEGHDADESTLEHLKRWLQPDKVAISSEEVQCLIPPESQPEKPEAEEEPPAAEQ; the protein is encoded by the exons ATGAGAATTCCCTGGAATGGCCGCTGGAAT GATCCCACGATGAGGATGATCGAGAGCGTGGACTCCGCGGTGGTCAGGTCCAGCGAGGACCTCTGGGCTGAGATCTGCTCCTGTCTGCCTCATCCCGAGCACAAGGAGGCCGGCGATGCTTTCACAGACTCCTTCGTGGATTCCTACGCCGAGGGCGGCGGATCGGGTGCCTCTTCCCGGCCCACCCTGaagccctgggcacccctgaaTGACTCAGAGGTGTATTTAGCATCCCTGG AGAGAAGACTGATGAGGATCAAAGGCCTGTCCCAGGAGGTGACCTCCAAGGACATGCTGCGCACGCTGTCCCAGGCCAAGAAGGAATGCTGGGACAGGTTCCTGCAGGAGAAGTTTGAGGCGGAATGTTACGTCGAGGGCCACGACGCCGACGAGAG cacgCTGGAGCACCTGAAgcgctggctgcagcctgacaAAGTGGCCATCAGCTCCGAGGAGGTGCAGTGCCTCATCCCGCCGGAATCGCAGCCGGAGAAGCCGGAGGCCGAGGAGGAGCCTCCGGCTGCGGAGCAGTga